The genome window ATGGCGTCGATTTCCTCAGGATGCGTGGAACCATCTGCCGTCGGAAGATCCCGCAACTCTTCGATCTCGTCGGAGATGAGCGCCTCGGCGGTCGGCCGAGACGCTGCGAACCAGACCCACCGCATTCCCTCGACCTCGCACACCTTGGCCAAGATGCGACCGTCGCCCTTCTGGCATCGGACGGCGGCGAGGACGTCGTGCGGATTCTGGCTCAACCAGAGCCCCATGCGCTCGAACATCGGCACCTCAGCCATCTCAGCCTGCTCGCTCACAGCTCCCCCAGGTTGAGCGCCTTGGCCTCTTCGGCGGCGCGGTCCTCGGCGCGGGCCTTCGTGTAGCGCTGGAGCATGTCGGGCCGGGTCCACCCGGCGACGGCCATGAGGCCACCCTCCGAGCCTCCTGCGGCGAGCCAGCGGTGCGCGGCGGTGTGGCGCAGGCGGTGCGGGTGGAAGCCCTCGATCCCGGCTGCGGCGGCGCGCAGTCCGAGGGTCTTGTGAAGGGCGTCGTAGGTGAAGCCCTTGCCGCGGTCCCCGAGCCACAACATCGGGGATTCGGCGAGTCGATGGGTGCGGCGGAGGCGGATGTACCGATCGAGCGCCAGCGCAGCCTCCGGACCGAACGGCACCCGGCGCCCCTTACCGCCCTTGCCTCGGCGCACGATGACTTCGCCGCCCGGGAGGTTGACGTCCTCGAGCGTGATCGCGACGACCTCCCCGGCGCGGGTGCCGGTCTCGATCATGAAGCGGAGGATCGCCTCGTCACGTCTGCGGCGGAAGATCTCCTTGGGGTCGGTGCCCTTGGCGACCTGACAGGCCCGGACGATCGCGCGGAGCTGGTCGGCGGTCAGCGGCTCGATCACCTTCTGGTCGATCTTGGGCGACTTGAGACCGATGAACGGGTCTGCGTCGATCTCGCCCTCGTCGGTGAGCCACGAGGCGAAGCGCCGCACGGCGAGCTGGCGACTGGTGGCCGTGGAAGCCGCGGCGCCCGTGTCGAGCAGGTGGGCGGTCCACGTCGTCAGGCTGACCCGGACCAGCGGCGCGTGGTCGGTGGTCTCGCACCAGTCGAGGTAGAACCGGACGCCGTCGCCGTAGGTCTTCAGGGTCTGCGGCGACTTCCGCTCCGCACGCAGGCTCAGCGCCCAGGACTCGGCTAGGACGCGGGCGTCGGCCACGCTCAGTCCAGCGTCTGCGGCGCTACCGGGTCTCTTCGACACGCTCTCAGGCTAGTCGAATATCTGGCCTAGAAGCGCTGTAGGGGGTAGCGTGTCGCTCGGATTCGGTCCGAATGTGCCTCTGACCTGCGGAGGAACCCTCTGGACCGTGAATCCCTCAGTCGAGGTAGTCGCGCAGGACCTGCGAGCGGCTCGGGTGACGGAGCTTGCTCATCGTCTTCGACTCGATCTGACGGATGCGCTCGCGCGTCACGCCGTAGACCTTGCCGATCTCGTCGAGGGTCTTGGGCTGGCCGTCGGTGAGGCCGAAGCGCATGCTCACGACGCCCGCCTCACGCTCGGAGAGCGTGTCGAGGACGGCGTGGAGCTGCTCCTGCAGGAGGGTGAAGGAGACGGCGTCCGCCGGGACGATCGCCTCGGAGTCCTCGATCAGGTCACCGAACTCACTGTCGCCGTCCTCACCGAGGGGCGTGTGCAACGAGATCGGCTCGCGGCCGTACTTCTGGACCTCGACGACCTTCTCCGGGGTCATGTCGAGCTCCTTGGCCAGCTCCTCCGGGGTGGGCTCGCGCCCGAGGTCCTGGAGCATCTGGCGCTGGACGCGCGCAAGCTTGTTGATGACCTCGACCATGTGCACCGGGATACGGATGGTGCGGGCCTGGTCGGCCATCGCGCGGGTGATGGCCTGACGGATCCACCACGTCGCGTACGTCGAGAACTTGTAGCCCTTGGTGTAGTCGAACTTCTCGACCGCGCGGATCAGGCCGAGGTTGCCCTCCTGGATGAGGTCCAGGAAGAGCATGCCGCGACCGGTGTAGCGCTTCGCGAGGGAGACGACGAGTCGCAGGTTGGCCTCGAGGAGGTGGTTCTTGGCGCGGCGTCCGTCCTCCGCGATCCACTCGAGCTCCTCCTCGATCTTCGCCGACATCTTGCCGCCCTTGGCGAGCTTCTCCTCGGCGAAGAGGCCGGCCTCGATGCGGGTCGCGAGCTCGACCTCGAGCTCGGCGTTGAGCAGCGCGACCTTGCCGATCTGCTTGAGGTAGTCCTTGACGGGGTCGGCGGTCGCACCGGCGACCATGACCTGCTGCTCGGGCTCGTCGGTGTCGTCGGAGGCCGAGACGACGAAGGACGCCTGCTTCTCGTCCTCGACGATCGTCGGGTCGGCGGCGACGTCCTTCTCGAACTGCTCGTCGGGGAGGTCCGGCAGGACCTTCTTACCGTCAGGGCCGATCTTGGGCTCCGGCTCGGTGATCTCGATCTCGACCAGGTCGTCGCCCGCACTGACGTCATCGAGCACGATCTCGTCGCCGGTCGGCGCGTCGGCCGCCTTCTTCGCCGGCTCGGCCTTCTTCGCAGCAGGCTTGTTGACCGGCGCCTTGACGGCCTTCTTCGCGGGCGCCGCGGCAGCGGCACGCGTGCTCACAGCGTTCAGGTCGACGGAGATGCCATGCTCGCTGAGGTGGCCCATCAGGGCCTTCAGGTGGCGCGGCTCGACGGCTGCAGCCTCCGAGGCCTGACGCACCTCCTCGGGCGTGACGCGACCGGTGGGACGACCCTGGTCGATGAGCGACACGACGGCCGGGTGGGAGAGCACCTCAGCAGGGAGCTTGCGCGGGTTCGAGGACACGAACACCTCTCGTGAAAACATGATTCCGGGCGCGGCAAAGGCCGGTGACGTCAAGAGCCGCTCGGACAATCATGCCACGGCCCCAAGGGACTCCTGACCATCGGCGTCGCCCTCAGGCTTTCGCCGCCGCCTTCTGCGCCTTTTTGAACTCGCGCACCTTCTGCAGCGACTCCGGTCCGGTGACGTCGGCGACGGACCGGTGGCCCTCCAACGCATAGTCCCCGACGGCCGTCTCCCAGCCCTCGGGTCGCACGCCCAGCTGCTTGGCCAGCAGCGCCGCGAAGATCT of Nocardioides sp. Kera G14 contains these proteins:
- a CDS encoding tyrosine-type recombinase/integrase codes for the protein MSKRPGSAADAGLSVADARVLAESWALSLRAERKSPQTLKTYGDGVRFYLDWCETTDHAPLVRVSLTTWTAHLLDTGAAASTATSRQLAVRRFASWLTDEGEIDADPFIGLKSPKIDQKVIEPLTADQLRAIVRACQVAKGTDPKEIFRRRRDEAILRFMIETGTRAGEVVAITLEDVNLPGGEVIVRRGKGGKGRRVPFGPEAALALDRYIRLRRTHRLAESPMLWLGDRGKGFTYDALHKTLGLRAAAAGIEGFHPHRLRHTAAHRWLAAGGSEGGLMAVAGWTRPDMLQRYTKARAEDRAAEEAKALNLGEL
- a CDS encoding RNA polymerase sigma factor; the encoded protein is MGHLSEHGISVDLNAVSTRAAAAAPAKKAVKAPVNKPAAKKAEPAKKAADAPTGDEIVLDDVSAGDDLVEIEITEPEPKIGPDGKKVLPDLPDEQFEKDVAADPTIVEDEKQASFVVSASDDTDEPEQQVMVAGATADPVKDYLKQIGKVALLNAELEVELATRIEAGLFAEEKLAKGGKMSAKIEEELEWIAEDGRRAKNHLLEANLRLVVSLAKRYTGRGMLFLDLIQEGNLGLIRAVEKFDYTKGYKFSTYATWWIRQAITRAMADQARTIRIPVHMVEVINKLARVQRQMLQDLGREPTPEELAKELDMTPEKVVEVQKYGREPISLHTPLGEDGDSEFGDLIEDSEAIVPADAVSFTLLQEQLHAVLDTLSEREAGVVSMRFGLTDGQPKTLDEIGKVYGVTRERIRQIESKTMSKLRHPSRSQVLRDYLD